In a single window of the Pseudodesulfovibrio profundus genome:
- a CDS encoding DUF2974 domain-containing protein has translation MFRFLILATFILALPNATIAASFDVALREAAPTNKYLFYLHDENVETQGKNASSTRYGVYAYDRIISHFEDRGLTVIEELRPKVDATQYAAKISMRIRQLKAAGVPSSNITVAGFSKGGFIALLVASSLNDPGVGYVVMAGCGSNAKGFAFDQFLKRKRGSRLTGRILSLYASSDIEAGSCRPAIEQASGKGLQFREQRIKTGKGHGLFYQPRPDWIEPTAIFAKGGR, from the coding sequence ATGTTCCGATTCCTGATTCTCGCTACATTCATTCTGGCCCTTCCGAATGCCACCATTGCCGCCAGTTTCGATGTTGCCCTGCGCGAAGCGGCCCCTACAAACAAATACCTGTTCTATCTCCACGATGAAAATGTCGAGACACAGGGCAAGAACGCTTCCAGCACCCGATACGGTGTCTACGCCTATGATCGAATCATCAGCCACTTTGAAGATCGAGGGTTGACCGTCATCGAGGAACTGCGGCCCAAAGTGGACGCAACACAATACGCTGCCAAGATTTCCATGCGCATCCGCCAACTCAAGGCGGCCGGCGTTCCTTCTTCAAATATTACGGTGGCCGGTTTTTCCAAAGGCGGCTTCATCGCTCTCCTGGTGGCCTCATCGCTCAATGATCCCGGTGTCGGCTATGTGGTGATGGCAGGATGCGGTTCCAATGCCAAAGGATTTGCCTTTGACCAATTTCTCAAGCGGAAAAGAGGAAGCAGACTGACCGGTCGCATACTCTCCTTGTACGCCAGCAGTGACATTGAGGCTGGTTCTTGTCGTCCGGCCATCGAACAGGCCTCGGGCAAGGGACTGCAATTTCGGGAGCAGCGCATCAAGACCGGCAAAGGGCATGGGCTTTTCTACCAGCCTCGCCCGGATTGGATTGAACCCACGGCCATCTTCGCAAAAGGCGGCAGGTAA
- a CDS encoding IS3 family transposase (programmed frameshift) has translation MEDKSKQRVRRTQRDYTMAFKLSVVAQVEKGEMTYKQAQALYGIQGRSTVLKWLRKHGTLDWSKSMVHSRKDPKARETPVQKIKRLEKELEEEKIKTALLNKMIEISDREFGTSIRKKPYPRAARSLQRERQISLSACCRQLGVSRQSVYQAEKRHDAREAMYQEAKAMVLNVRTRMPRLGTRKLYHLLKDAFSAKGIRLGRDGLFSLLRREHMLIKRRKNYTKTTNSKHWLKKHPNLLKDVQPRCPEQVFVSDITYVNTREQTCYLSLVTDAFSRKIMGYNVSRDLSAESTTKALDAAVENKRRRVNTIHHSDRGLQYASSVYQRKLQESGMVPSMTDGYDCYQNALAERMNGILKQEFMVTKCNDFAELNTLVRESVEIYNSQRPHLSLGMRTPNDVHESGCGASPTA, from the exons ATGGAAGACAAATCCAAACAGCGAGTTAGACGCACCCAACGCGATTACACGATGGCCTTTAAATTGTCGGTTGTGGCACAGGTGGAAAAGGGCGAGATGACGTACAAGCAGGCTCAGGCTCTTTATGGTATTCAAGGGCGAAGCACTGTGCTGAAGTGGCTCAGGAAGCACGGCACCCTTGATTGGAGCAAGTCCATGGTACATTCCCGAAAAGACCCAAAAGCCAGAGAAACACCGGTCCAGAAGATCAAACGGCTGGAGAAAGAGCTTGAGGAAGAAAAGATCAAGACCGCGCTTCTCAATAAAATGATTGAGATTTCCGACCGCGAGTTTGGGACTTCTATAAGAAAAAAGC CTTACCCCCGAGCTGCACGAAGTCTTCAGAGAGAAAGACAAATAAGCTTGTCTGCTTGTTGCAGGCAGCTCGGGGTCAGTCGGCAGTCCGTGTATCAGGCTGAAAAGCGCCATGATGCACGGGAAGCCATGTATCAGGAGGCAAAGGCCATGGTCCTGAACGTGCGGACCAGGATGCCCCGCCTTGGGACTCGAAAGCTGTACCACCTGTTGAAGGACGCATTTTCCGCAAAGGGAATCAGGCTCGGACGTGATGGGTTGTTTTCCCTGCTGCGGCGAGAGCATATGCTCATCAAGCGACGGAAAAACTATACAAAGACAACCAACTCGAAGCATTGGCTAAAAAAGCATCCCAACTTGTTGAAAGATGTTCAACCGAGATGTCCTGAGCAGGTGTTCGTAAGCGACATTACCTACGTGAATACACGTGAGCAAACATGCTATCTGTCGCTGGTGACAGATGCATTCAGCCGGAAGATAATGGGATACAACGTGAGCCGGGATCTCAGTGCGGAAAGCACAACCAAAGCGCTGGACGCGGCAGTTGAAAACAAGCGAAGGAGGGTGAATACAATTCACCATTCAGATCGAGGACTCCAATACGCTTCTTCGGTCTACCAGAGAAAACTCCAGGAATCCGGCATGGTTCCTTCCATGACAGATGGCTATGACTGCTATCAAAATGCCTTGGCGGAACGGATGAATGGAATTCTGAAGCAAGAGTTCATGGTCACCAAATGCAACGACTTTGCAGAGCTCAATACCCTGGTGAGGGAATCCGTTGAGATATACAATTCACAACGGCCACATCTCAGCCTAGGAATGAGAACGCCAAACGATGTACACGAATCAGGCTGTGGGGCTAGCCCCACAGCCTGA